The Erigeron canadensis isolate Cc75 chromosome 4, C_canadensis_v1, whole genome shotgun sequence genome window below encodes:
- the LOC122596648 gene encoding CBS domain-containing protein CBSX5-like has product MAHAFLARQVSDLCVGKQPLSSLPATASIADTVIALKRSGNIDISIWNCNHLTDFKDSGINDNVVSCWCVGKICMVDVIAFICKDENVARPLDVLEQTSVLDLISGEGKIKHLESNSSLLEAIDCILEGAQNLVIPIETTRYNQRKRQVITKTSPLGTTTLHNGQEFCWITREDVIRFMLDSINVFSPVPTFTIDSLDVINTDTLTIYYDDPAYSALPLITNSHLNQTSIAVVNQDNTLIGEISPFSLSCCDETIIAAVATLSAGDLMAYLDYSGPPEDLVHLVKMRLQERKLSAMLDLMEDYNSAASSFSSSSSSDEEFGSGKNGGIMGRSNPWRRSEAIVCNPWNTLMAVMVQMIAHRVSYAWVVKEDYGLIGIVTFTDILRRLRSSVDFLSKHTEENTNMQ; this is encoded by the exons ATGGCACACGCCTTTCTTGCAAGACAAGTCTCAGATTTGTGTGTCGGAAAGCAACCGCTGAGCTCATTACCCGCCACAGCATCCATTGCTGACACGGtcattgcactcaaaaggtcgGGAAATATTGATATAAGTATATGGAACTGTAATCATTTAACGGATTTTAAAGATTCTGGTATTAATGACAATGTGGTATCGTGTTGGTGCGTTGGTAAGATATGTATGGTTGATGTGATTGCATTTATATGTAAAGATGAGAATGTGGCACGTCCTTTGGATGTCCTTGAACAAACTAGTGTTTTGGATCTTATTTCGGGTGAAGGAAAGATCAAGCATTTGGAATCGAATTCGAG CTTGTTGGAGGCAATAGATTGCATACTTGAAGGGGCTCAAAACTTGGTAATACCAATTGAAACCACAAGATACAATCAAAGAAAAAGACAAGTGATAACCAAAACTTCTCCTTTGGGTACTACTACACTTCACAATGGCCAAGAATTTTGCTGGATAACTCGAGAAGATGTCATTCGCTTCATGCTAGATTCAATCAACGTATTCTCCCCGGTACCTACATTCACAATTGACTCACTCGACGTAATCAATACGGATACACTAACGATCTATTATGACGACCCTGCCTATTCTGCATTACCCTTGATTACTAACTCACATTTAAATCAAACGTCTATAGCAGTTGTTAACCAAGACAACACGTTAATAGGTGAAATTTCCCCTTTTTCCCTCTCCTGTTGCGATGAAACCATCATTGCCGCTGTTGCCACCCTGTCTGCCGGTGATCTCATGGCTTACCTTGACTACAGTGGGCCACCTGAGGATTTGGTCCACTTGGTTAAAATGAGGTTACAAGAAAGAAAGTTGTCAGCTATGTTGGATCTAATGGAGGACTATAACAGCGCtgcatcttctttttcttcgtCTTCAAGTTCAGATGAGGAATTTGGATCTGGAAAGAATGGTGGCATTATGGGTCGGAGTAATCCTTGGAGGCGGTCAGAGGCAATTGTTTGCAACCCGTGGAACACTTTGATGGCTGTTATGGTTCAAATGATTGCGCATCGCGTTAGTTATGCCTGGGTTGTTAAAGAGGATTACGGTTTGATAGGGATTGTGACGTTTACAGATATTTTGAGGCGATTAAGGAGTAGCGTTGACTTTTTGAGTAAACACACAGAAGAGAATACCAATATGCAGTAA